One genomic region from Nostoc sphaeroides encodes:
- the dnaK gene encoding molecular chaperone DnaK codes for MGKVVGIDLGTTNSVVAVMEGGKPVVIANAEGMRTTPSVVGFSKEGERVVGQMARRQTVLNPQNTFFAVKRFIGRKYAELSPDSKRVPYTIRKDEVGNIKVACPRLNKDFAPEEISAMVLKKLADDASRYLGEPVTGAVITVPAYFNDSQRQATRDAGRIAGLEVLRILNEPTAASLAYGLDRGDTETILVFDLGGGTFDVSILEVGDGIFEVKATSGDTQLGGNDFDKVIVDWLAEQFLETEGIDLRRERQSLQRLMEAAEKAKIELSAVSVTEINLPFIAADQEGPKHLETRLTRSQFEGLCGDLVGRLRTPVKRALKDAGLSSRDIEEVVLVGGSTRMPMVKQLVRDLIGIEPNENVNPDEVVGVGAAIQAGILAGELKDVLLLDVTPLSMGLETIGGVMKKLIPRNTTIPVRRSDIFSTSENNQNTVEIHVVQGEREMAANNKSLGRFKLYGIPPAPRGIPQVQVSFDIDANGILQVTALDRTTGREQSITIQGASTLNESEVNRMIQDAQKYADVDRERKERVEKRTRSEALIFQAERQLREVALEFGMQFARNRRQRIDNICRDLKESLKENSDRGIDQAYADLQDALYELNREVRETYAEDEDDDLFGTIRDIFTGDKDKERDFPKDTYRERDSYSKDYGRDYGKDYGRDYSRDSRSSSYESQSRPPRKSRPSYQDNWDDEEDNDWL; via the coding sequence ATGGGCAAGGTAGTCGGCATCGACTTGGGTACAACCAACTCAGTAGTCGCCGTTATGGAGGGTGGCAAGCCGGTGGTGATTGCCAATGCAGAAGGAATGCGAACAACCCCCTCCGTAGTTGGCTTTAGCAAAGAAGGCGAAAGGGTTGTTGGGCAAATGGCACGGCGACAAACCGTCCTCAATCCCCAAAATACCTTTTTTGCAGTGAAACGCTTCATTGGGCGCAAGTATGCCGAACTTAGTCCAGATTCCAAGCGTGTACCCTACACCATTCGCAAGGACGAAGTAGGCAATATTAAAGTTGCTTGTCCCCGTCTCAATAAGGATTTCGCCCCAGAAGAAATTTCGGCAATGGTGCTGAAGAAATTGGCCGACGATGCTAGTCGCTATTTGGGTGAACCGGTGACAGGGGCAGTGATTACAGTACCCGCTTATTTTAACGATTCTCAACGGCAGGCAACCCGTGATGCTGGCAGAATTGCCGGTTTAGAGGTGCTGCGGATTCTCAATGAACCAACTGCTGCATCTTTGGCTTATGGATTAGATCGGGGTGACACGGAAACTATCTTAGTATTTGACTTGGGTGGTGGTACTTTTGACGTGTCAATTTTAGAAGTAGGCGATGGCATATTTGAAGTTAAAGCTACCAGTGGAGATACGCAACTTGGTGGTAACGACTTTGACAAAGTTATAGTAGATTGGCTAGCAGAGCAATTTCTGGAAACCGAAGGGATAGATTTAAGACGCGAGAGACAATCTTTACAACGTCTGATGGAAGCGGCGGAAAAAGCCAAAATTGAGCTTTCTGCTGTCAGCGTCACCGAAATTAACTTACCTTTTATTGCTGCCGATCAGGAAGGCCCCAAACATCTAGAAACTCGTCTAACGCGTTCTCAATTTGAAGGGTTGTGTGGTGATTTGGTAGGGCGATTGCGGACACCAGTGAAACGCGCCCTCAAAGATGCCGGACTCTCATCCAGAGACATTGAAGAAGTGGTGTTAGTTGGCGGTTCTACACGGATGCCAATGGTGAAGCAGCTAGTACGGGACTTGATTGGCATAGAACCTAACGAAAACGTTAACCCTGATGAAGTAGTGGGAGTAGGTGCAGCAATTCAAGCCGGAATTCTCGCAGGCGAACTCAAAGATGTGCTGCTTTTGGATGTCACACCCCTTTCTATGGGGTTAGAAACCATCGGCGGCGTCATGAAAAAACTCATTCCCCGCAATACTACCATCCCAGTCCGCCGCTCTGATATTTTTTCTACATCCGAAAATAACCAGAATACTGTGGAAATCCACGTAGTCCAGGGCGAACGGGAAATGGCAGCAAACAATAAGTCTTTGGGACGTTTCAAGCTGTATGGCATTCCACCAGCGCCACGAGGAATTCCCCAGGTACAGGTGTCATTTGATATTGATGCTAACGGTATTTTACAGGTAACAGCCCTAGATAGAACCACTGGGCGAGAGCAGAGTATCACCATTCAAGGCGCTTCCACCTTGAACGAGTCAGAAGTGAATCGGATGATTCAAGATGCTCAAAAATACGCCGATGTCGATCGCGAACGTAAAGAACGGGTAGAAAAGCGGACTCGTTCAGAGGCGTTAATTTTCCAAGCAGAACGACAACTTAGAGAAGTAGCACTAGAATTTGGTATGCAGTTTGCCCGAAACCGCCGCCAAAGAATTGATAATATTTGCCGAGACTTAAAAGAGAGTCTTAAAGAAAATAGCGATCGCGGTATTGATCAAGCCTACGCCGATTTGCAAGATGCTCTCTATGAGCTAAATCGGGAAGTTAGAGAAACTTATGCTGAAGATGAAGATGACGACTTGTTTGGTACAATCCGTGACATCTTTACTGGTGATAAAGATAAAGAACGCGACTTTCCCAAAGATACATATCGAGAACGCGACTCATACAGTAAGGACTATGGCAGAGATTACGGTAAAGACTATGGCAGAGACTATAGCCGAGACAGCCGTTCTTCCTCTTATGAAAGCCAAAGCCGTCCGCCACGTAAATCCCGTCCCAGCTACCAAGATAACTGGGACGATGAAGAAGACAATGATTGGTTGTAA
- a CDS encoding DnaJ C-terminal domain-containing protein: MQNLPNFRDYYEILGVSKDASGEEIKKVYRRLARQYHPDLNPGNKESEEKFKDIGEAYEVLSDSAKRSQYDQFSRYWKQKGFAGNKQTPKAKTWQSSPSDRNSNQDVDPSQFSDFESFINQVIGVKNKNTASKSNNGNNTDPFRSPRTKVAYTVSPPPRTNRRDIEARLTLPLEKAYQGGNERIRLEDGRSLEVSMPPGMVTGQTIRLRNQGVGGGDLYLKITVDPHPLFKLDGLNILCQVPVTPTEAVLGGQVEAPTLDGPVKMTIPEGVRSGQKFRLGNKGYPSDDGKRGDQLVEIQIVTPKNITQEERELYEKLRQIETFKPRADLLG, encoded by the coding sequence ATGCAAAATTTGCCTAATTTCCGCGATTACTATGAGATTTTGGGAGTATCTAAAGACGCCTCTGGTGAGGAAATTAAAAAAGTTTATCGGCGGTTAGCAAGACAATATCACCCCGATCTCAATCCGGGTAACAAAGAATCTGAGGAAAAATTTAAGGATATTGGCGAGGCTTATGAAGTCCTTTCAGACTCAGCCAAGCGATCGCAATACGACCAATTTAGCCGCTATTGGAAGCAAAAAGGCTTCGCGGGCAACAAACAGACGCCAAAGGCTAAAACCTGGCAGAGTAGCCCTAGCGATCGCAACAGTAATCAGGACGTAGATCCAAGCCAATTCTCTGATTTTGAAAGCTTTATTAATCAAGTTATCGGCGTCAAAAATAAAAATACGGCAAGTAAGTCTAATAATGGCAATAATACCGATCCGTTTCGTTCCCCCAGAACAAAAGTTGCCTACACAGTTAGCCCCCCACCTCGCACTAACCGTCGAGATATAGAAGCCAGATTAACGCTCCCACTAGAAAAAGCTTATCAAGGTGGTAATGAACGCATTCGTTTGGAAGATGGGCGATCGCTAGAAGTTAGTATGCCTCCAGGGATGGTAACAGGTCAAACCATCCGTTTGCGGAACCAAGGCGTTGGTGGTGGCGATCTATACTTAAAAATTACCGTTGATCCCCATCCATTATTTAAGCTAGATGGTTTAAATATCCTCTGCCAAGTACCAGTTACTCCCACAGAGGCAGTTTTAGGAGGACAGGTAGAAGCACCAACTTTGGACGGGCCTGTAAAAATGACCATCCCTGAAGGAGTTAGGTCTGGTCAAAAATTCCGACTAGGGAATAAAGGCTACCCTAGCGATGACGGTAAACGTGGCGATCAATTAGTGGAAATTCAAATAGTTACCCCAAAAAATATTACTCAAGAAGAACGAGAACTCTACGAAAAATTGCGACAAATTGAAACTTTTAAACCCCGTGCTGATTTATTGGGTTAG
- a CDS encoding type II toxin-antitoxin system RelE/ParE family toxin, with protein MSRFRISTQAAQDIENIWKYVAPNNLKAANRLFDTLRESFPKLAKFPQMGRERPELAPFLRSFPVKNYLIFYRPIDEGIEIARILHGSQDIETIFQDES; from the coding sequence ATGAGTCGATTTCGGATTTCTACTCAAGCAGCGCAAGATATTGAAAATATCTGGAAATATGTAGCGCCAAATAATTTAAAAGCTGCTAATAGACTTTTTGATACTCTGCGAGAAAGCTTTCCAAAACTGGCTAAATTTCCCCAAATGGGCAGAGAACGACCTGAATTAGCACCTTTTTTGCGAAGTTTTCCGGTAAAAAATTATTTAATTTTTTATCGCCCAATAGACGAAGGTATAGAAATTGCACGTATATTGCACGGCTCACAAGATATAGAAACTATTTTTCAAGATGAAAGTTGA
- a CDS encoding type II toxin-antitoxin system prevent-host-death family antitoxin — MDIKINLENIQTLTDFKRNAKDYLERIKSTKSPLVLTVNGKAEVVVHEAQAFQQMIDKLARLEEELEKFKLEALRTQIDIGIKQLESGQYTEYNDESLSAFFANIKARGQEKLADSDSV; from the coding sequence ATGGATATCAAAATTAATCTCGAAAATATTCAAACTCTCACAGATTTCAAACGCAATGCCAAGGATTACCTAGAGCGAATTAAGTCCACAAAGTCGCCACTTGTACTAACTGTAAACGGGAAAGCGGAGGTTGTGGTACATGAAGCGCAAGCGTTTCAGCAGATGATAGATAAACTCGCTCGTCTTGAGGAAGAACTCGAAAAATTCAAACTAGAAGCGTTACGCACTCAGATCGACATTGGGATTAAGCAACTTGAGAGCGGCCAGTATACTGAATATAATGACGAGTCACTTTCGGCTTTTTTTGCAAATATTAAAGCACGAGGGCAGGAAAAATTGGCTGACAGCGATTCTGTATGA
- a CDS encoding J domain-containing protein, translated as MPQSSKPTYYSLLGLHPSASVIDIRRAYRQLSKRYHPDTTDLPTAIATLKFQQINEAYATLSHPERRLGYDSKIGYSRFAVIQPPPDLNRPVSRHDWSKSAYLDASDRPLSSGEIFALFMLVLTFVGCLILAIAIGLTRGEAAFQTHLLQPTPSVQQQINHVLQLITPIVIKN; from the coding sequence ATGCCACAAAGCAGTAAACCAACTTATTACTCCCTGCTAGGACTGCATCCCTCGGCATCGGTAATCGACATTCGTCGTGCTTATCGGCAACTGAGCAAACGCTATCATCCTGATACTACAGATTTGCCCACTGCGATCGCCACTCTCAAATTTCAGCAAATCAACGAAGCCTACGCTACCCTTAGCCATCCAGAACGGCGCTTGGGCTATGATTCAAAAATTGGCTATTCTCGCTTTGCGGTGATTCAACCACCCCCTGACTTGAACCGTCCCGTCTCGCGTCATGACTGGTCAAAATCAGCTTACCTCGATGCGAGCGATCGCCCCCTTTCATCTGGCGAAATTTTTGCTTTATTTATGCTGGTGTTAACATTTGTAGGTTGTCTGATACTAGCAATTGCCATTGGCTTAACTCGTGGTGAGGCTGCTTTTCAAACGCATTTGCTACAGCCAACTCCATCTGTACAACAGCAAATTAACCATGTATTGCAACTAATTACCCCTATAGTAATTAAAAACTAA
- a CDS encoding DUF3143 domain-containing protein, whose amino-acid sequence MPLLPSDTPLYNHPLPQIEQWLKNQGCQQDDTQRHCWHIQRPSWKAELWLDVEQIVVRYVQSGENGQDIQRSFKYSLSRDDVEQAVFSGP is encoded by the coding sequence ATGCCTCTTCTTCCCTCTGATACCCCGTTATATAATCATCCTCTGCCACAAATTGAACAGTGGCTAAAAAACCAAGGCTGTCAACAAGACGACACACAGAGGCATTGCTGGCATATACAGCGCCCTAGTTGGAAAGCTGAACTATGGCTCGATGTTGAGCAAATTGTAGTGCGATATGTCCAATCTGGGGAAAATGGGCAAGATATCCAACGTTCATTTAAGTATTCTCTTAGTCGGGATGATGTAGAACAAGCCGTGTTTTCTGGGCCATAG
- a CDS encoding ribbon-helix-helix domain-containing protein, whose translation MQIVLPPEVEALVQRQITSGKYQNAIAVILAGIKLLEQQEDIYQGRLQDLQQEARIGREASGRGEVVDGSAAMAQIRANMRSRYGVSDEA comes from the coding sequence ATGCAAATCGTTCTGCCACCTGAAGTAGAAGCCCTAGTTCAACGCCAAATCACTAGCGGTAAGTATCAGAACGCGATCGCAGTTATTCTTGCAGGCATAAAACTCCTGGAACAGCAAGAAGACATCTATCAAGGACGGCTGCAAGACTTGCAACAAGAAGCGCGTATTGGGCGGGAAGCATCCGGGCGAGGCGAAGTTGTTGATGGCTCGGCTGCAATGGCTCAAATTCGCGCCAATATGCGATCGCGCTACGGTGTTTCGGACGAAGCATGA
- a CDS encoding type II toxin-antitoxin system RelE/ParE family toxin: MTPQFRLTKPAIQDIEQIADYIARQSGLAQSEGFLSKLDAKFAQIAQFPRLGRLRDEILPGIRSLSIDNYLILYMPIEQDVEIFRVVSGYRDIKALFHDDS; the protein is encoded by the coding sequence ATGACACCACAATTTCGCCTTACCAAACCCGCAATTCAAGATATCGAGCAAATAGCAGATTATATTGCGAGACAATCTGGTTTGGCTCAGTCTGAGGGTTTTTTAAGTAAGCTGGACGCGAAATTTGCCCAAATTGCTCAGTTCCCTCGTCTCGGACGATTACGTGATGAAATTTTACCTGGTATCCGTAGCCTCTCAATAGATAATTACCTCATCCTCTACATGCCCATAGAGCAAGATGTGGAGATTTTCCGTGTCGTCAGTGGCTATCGAGATATCAAAGCCCTATTTCACGACGATTCTTGA
- a CDS encoding isoprenyl transferase, translating to MTAQQTKLQDLPTDLKQELLPQHVAVIMDGNGRWAKRQGLPRIMGHKRGVDALKDLLRCCQDWGIQALTAYAFSTENWKRPQEEVDFLMTLFQRVLRQELREMVEENVQIKFVGNLQALPRSLQQEISRSMEATKDNGGIRFSVATNYGGRQEILQACQAIAKQVQQGLLQPDEINEQVFESHLYTAGIIDPDLLIRTSGEMRLSNFLLWQMAYGEIYITDALWPDFDRAEFHRALCAYQQRERRFGKV from the coding sequence ATGACAGCACAACAAACTAAACTGCAAGATTTGCCTACTGATTTAAAACAAGAACTATTGCCGCAGCACGTTGCGGTGATTATGGATGGCAATGGTCGATGGGCTAAACGTCAGGGTTTACCTCGGATTATGGGCCATAAGCGCGGAGTAGATGCTCTTAAGGATTTACTTCGTTGTTGTCAGGATTGGGGAATTCAGGCGCTGACGGCTTATGCTTTCTCAACGGAGAACTGGAAAAGGCCGCAAGAAGAAGTAGATTTTTTGATGACTCTGTTTCAAAGAGTTTTGCGCCAAGAATTGCGGGAAATGGTCGAAGAGAATGTGCAAATTAAGTTTGTGGGAAATTTGCAGGCTCTCCCACGATCGCTCCAACAAGAAATATCCCGTTCAATGGAAGCAACCAAGGATAATGGTGGTATCCGGTTTTCAGTAGCAACTAATTATGGCGGACGACAGGAGATTTTACAAGCTTGTCAAGCGATCGCAAAACAAGTCCAGCAAGGTCTGCTACAACCCGATGAAATTAATGAACAGGTATTTGAAAGCCACTTGTACACAGCCGGAATTATTGACCCAGATTTGCTAATTCGCACCAGTGGAGAAATGCGTCTTTCAAATTTCCTGCTCTGGCAAATGGCTTATGGAGAAATTTACATCACCGATGCTCTCTGGCCCGATTTTGATCGGGCTGAGTTTCACCGCGCCTTATGTGCCTACCAACAACGCGAACGGCGATTTGGTAAAGTGTAA
- the cdaA gene encoding diadenylate cyclase CdaA: MRDWWKQWLINLGWSQSLLLGTLDIVLVLALTYMILVIISERRTLWMVRGFIILMLASALSGRLGLPLLNFVLEKLVIGCAVAMAVALQSEFRRFLEQLGRGEFRQLFQPDRLAIPKSDSVIDEIVEAVKELSKNRIGALLIVETTGPIDERDFSVPGVKLNAEVSKELIQTIFQPKTLLHDGATLIRGSRIISSGIILPLSGRTASRQLGTRHRAAMGITERIENCICVVVSEETGSISLAERGTLNRPLTIRKLKESLEALLSPIVDREAVAPGLLSFVRQIGSKTRTLVSRLLRLPSTASRDKK, translated from the coding sequence ATGAGAGATTGGTGGAAGCAATGGCTGATAAACCTAGGATGGTCACAGTCCTTGCTACTTGGGACTCTGGATATTGTGTTAGTGCTGGCGCTGACGTACATGATACTAGTTATTATTAGTGAGCGCCGGACACTGTGGATGGTGAGGGGATTCATTATCTTAATGCTAGCCTCCGCACTAAGTGGCAGACTAGGACTACCTCTGCTAAATTTTGTACTGGAAAAGTTGGTGATTGGTTGTGCTGTAGCGATGGCAGTTGCTTTACAGTCAGAGTTTCGGCGGTTTTTGGAACAATTGGGGCGTGGCGAATTCCGCCAGTTGTTTCAACCCGACCGGCTGGCAATCCCCAAATCTGATAGTGTAATTGATGAAATTGTTGAGGCTGTTAAAGAATTGTCAAAAAACCGCATTGGAGCTTTACTAATTGTGGAAACCACAGGGCCAATAGATGAGCGAGATTTTTCTGTGCCAGGAGTAAAGCTAAATGCGGAGGTTTCTAAAGAACTAATCCAGACAATTTTTCAGCCGAAAACTTTGTTACACGATGGGGCTACATTGATTCGTGGCTCACGGATCATCTCATCGGGTATAATTTTACCACTTTCGGGACGCACAGCCTCGCGCCAGTTGGGAACACGCCACCGGGCGGCAATGGGAATTACTGAGCGGATCGAAAATTGCATTTGTGTCGTTGTGTCTGAAGAAACGGGTTCTATTTCCTTAGCGGAACGGGGAACCCTAAATAGACCCCTGACGATTAGGAAGCTGAAAGAGTCATTAGAGGCTCTTTTGTCCCCAATCGTGGATAGGGAAGCTGTAGCTCCTGGTCTGTTAAGTTTTGTTCGTCAGATAGGTAGTAAGACACGAACACTGGTTTCACGTTTACTCAGATTACCATCGACCGCTTCTCGAGATAAAAAATGA
- the lysA gene encoding diaminopimelate decarboxylase, which yields MVSTHPTGVQHSGSQYLPQRHDTKANPSPNQELLPLTARVHNHDSLEIGGCDVTTLVEQFGSPLYILDEETLRSACQQYRDAFKQYYKGESQVLYASKAWNCLAICAIAASVGLGIDVASGGELYTALQAGVNPEKIYLHNNNKSREELIFATEVGCTIVVDNWHELRTLVEIVERANSPSVQPRFLLRLTPGIECHTHEYIRTGQLDSKFGFDPNELEELFTFVSKQSFLNCVGLHAHIGSQIFERQPHRDLAALMVQWLREAAKYGLKLTELNVGGGLGIKYTESDDPPSIEEWVKPICEVIQEACADENLPLPKLLCEPGRSLIATACVTAYTIGSSKVIPEIRTYVAIDGGMSDNPRPITYQSVYRAVVANKMSSPLTETVTIAGKHCESGDILIKNALLPKTEPGDILVVMGTGAYNYSMASNYNRLPRSAAVVVANGEANLILQRETYQDLIRQDRLPERLKI from the coding sequence ATGGTATCGACTCACCCCACTGGGGTTCAACATTCTGGAAGTCAATATTTACCTCAAAGGCACGACACCAAGGCAAATCCATCGCCTAATCAGGAACTTTTACCCTTAACTGCCAGAGTCCATAATCATGACTCCTTGGAAATTGGTGGGTGTGATGTCACAACCCTAGTTGAGCAGTTTGGTTCACCTTTATATATTTTAGATGAAGAAACCCTGCGTTCGGCTTGTCAGCAATACCGAGATGCTTTTAAGCAATACTACAAGGGTGAATCTCAAGTATTGTACGCCTCAAAAGCTTGGAATTGTTTAGCAATTTGTGCGATCGCGGCTTCCGTTGGTTTAGGAATTGATGTTGCATCAGGCGGTGAACTTTACACCGCGCTGCAAGCAGGTGTCAATCCTGAGAAAATCTATCTTCATAACAACAATAAATCTCGTGAAGAACTGATTTTTGCCACTGAAGTCGGTTGCACTATTGTGGTGGATAACTGGCACGAGTTACGCACTTTGGTAGAAATTGTCGAGAGGGCAAATTCTCCCTCTGTACAGCCTCGATTCCTGTTGCGTCTGACCCCAGGTATTGAATGTCACACACATGAATATATCCGCACGGGGCAACTAGATAGTAAATTTGGTTTTGATCCAAATGAGTTAGAGGAATTATTTACTTTTGTCAGCAAACAGTCTTTCCTTAACTGCGTAGGGTTACATGCTCATATCGGTTCCCAAATTTTTGAACGCCAACCGCATCGAGATTTAGCAGCTTTGATGGTGCAGTGGTTGCGGGAAGCGGCAAAGTATGGTTTAAAACTGACAGAGTTAAATGTTGGTGGCGGTTTAGGGATTAAGTACACAGAATCAGACGATCCCCCTAGTATTGAAGAGTGGGTGAAGCCGATTTGTGAAGTAATTCAAGAAGCTTGTGCGGACGAAAATTTACCTTTACCAAAATTATTGTGTGAACCAGGGCGATCGCTAATTGCCACAGCTTGCGTCACTGCCTATACTATTGGTTCATCCAAAGTTATCCCAGAAATTCGTACCTACGTAGCGATCGATGGGGGAATGTCTGATAATCCCCGTCCGATTACTTACCAATCAGTTTATCGGGCAGTTGTTGCTAATAAAATGTCTTCTCCCTTGACCGAAACAGTCACAATTGCTGGGAAACATTGTGAATCAGGAGATATTCTGATTAAGAATGCACTACTTCCAAAGACTGAACCAGGAGATATTCTCGTAGTTATGGGAACTGGTGCGTACAATTACAGTATGGCATCTAACTACAACCGCTTGCCGCGATCGGCAGCAGTTGTTGTGGCGAATGGCGAAGCAAATTTAATTTTGCAACGTGAAACTTATCAAGATTTAATTCGACAAGATCGCCTACCAGAAAGGCTGAAAATTTAG
- the rimI gene encoding ribosomal protein S18-alanine N-acetyltransferase, whose translation MISLDLEIKLLTLENLSAILELDQACFGGLWTLDGYKRELDSPNSDILGLFSPSSSTSLLGMGCFWSILDEAHITILAVHPQYHRKGLGAALLYSLIKTACDRKMERATLEVRASNLAAISLYQKFGFQTAGRRRRYYQDNDEDALILWLPDLQHRKFKATLDQWYSIVSDRLEKSSWHLLFK comes from the coding sequence GTGATCTCATTAGACTTAGAAATTAAATTACTGACATTAGAAAATCTCAGTGCTATTCTGGAACTCGATCAAGCTTGTTTTGGTGGACTTTGGACTCTCGATGGCTACAAACGAGAATTGGATAGTCCCAACAGCGATATACTCGGCTTGTTTTCCCCCTCCTCCAGCACAAGTTTGCTAGGAATGGGTTGCTTTTGGTCAATTTTAGATGAAGCTCACATTACAATTTTGGCGGTTCATCCTCAATATCACCGTAAAGGTTTGGGTGCAGCTTTATTATATTCACTCATTAAGACAGCTTGCGATCGCAAAATGGAGCGAGCTACCCTCGAAGTCCGAGCTTCCAACTTGGCGGCAATATCTTTATATCAAAAATTTGGCTTTCAAACAGCTGGGCGGCGGCGGCGTTACTACCAAGATAACGATGAGGATGCTTTAATCCTTTGGCTGCCAGATTTACAACACCGCAAATTTAAAGCAACTTTAGACCAATGGTATTCCATTGTCAGCGATCGCCTCGAAAAATCCTCTTGGCACTTGCTTTTTAAGTAG